Proteins encoded together in one Sulfitobacter pontiacus window:
- the tuf gene encoding elongation factor Tu, which yields MAKAKFERNKPHVNIGTIGHVDHGKTTLTAAITKYFGDFRAYDQIDGAPEEKARGITISTAHVEYETEGRHYAHVDCPGHADYVKNMITGAAQMDGAILVVNAADGPMPQTREHILLGRQVGIPAMVVYMNKVDQVDDEELLELVEMEIRELLSSYDYPGDDIPVIPGSALAAMEGRDENIGENSIRKLMEEVDNYIPTPERAVDQPFLMPVEDVFSISGRGTVVTGRVERGVINVGDEIEIVGIRDTKKTTCTGVEMFRKLLDRGEAGDNIGALLRGIDREGVERGQVLCKPGSVKPHTKFTAEAYILTKEEGGRHTPFFANYRPQFYFRTTDVTGTVQLPEGTEMVMPGDNLQFDVELIAPIAMEDGLRFAIREGGRTVGAGVVSKITE from the coding sequence ATGGCTAAGGCAAAGTTTGAACGTAATAAACCACACGTTAACATCGGTACCATTGGTCACGTTGACCACGGCAAAACCACGTTGACCGCGGCGATCACCAAGTACTTCGGCGACTTCCGCGCCTATGACCAGATTGACGGCGCGCCCGAAGAAAAAGCACGCGGCATCACCATCTCGACCGCACACGTCGAGTATGAGACCGAAGGCCGTCACTACGCCCACGTCGACTGCCCAGGCCACGCTGACTATGTGAAAAACATGATCACCGGTGCGGCGCAGATGGACGGCGCGATCCTGGTTGTGAACGCTGCTGATGGCCCCATGCCACAGACCCGCGAGCACATCCTGCTGGGCCGTCAGGTCGGCATCCCCGCCATGGTTGTCTACATGAACAAAGTAGACCAGGTGGACGATGAAGAGCTGCTGGAACTGGTTGAAATGGAAATCCGCGAACTGCTGTCTTCCTACGACTACCCAGGCGACGACATCCCTGTGATCCCCGGTTCCGCTCTGGCGGCGATGGAAGGCCGTGACGAGAACATCGGCGAGAACTCCATCCGCAAGCTGATGGAAGAAGTCGACAACTACATCCCGACACCAGAGCGCGCTGTTGACCAGCCGTTCCTGATGCCTGTGGAAGACGTCTTCTCGATCTCCGGTCGTGGTACAGTTGTGACCGGCCGTGTTGAGCGTGGCGTGATCAACGTTGGCGACGAAATCGAAATCGTTGGCATCCGCGACACCAAGAAAACCACATGTACCGGCGTTGAAATGTTCCGCAAACTGCTGGACCGTGGGGAAGCTGGCGACAACATCGGTGCCCTGCTGCGCGGTATCGACCGTGAAGGTGTTGAGCGTGGTCAGGTTCTGTGTAAGCCAGGTTCGGTTAAGCCGCACACCAAGTTCACAGCCGAAGCCTATATCCTCACCAAAGAAGAGGGTGGCCGTCACACGCCGTTCTTCGCGAACTACCGTCCACAGTTCTACTTCCGGACAACAGACGTCACCGGTACCGTTCAACTGCCAGAAGGCACTGAAATGGTTATGCCTGGCGACAACCTGCAGTTCGACGTCGAACTGATCGCCCCCATCGCGATGGAAGACGGTCTGCGCTTCGCGATCCGCGAAGGCGGTCGTACCGTTGGCGCGGGCGTGGTTTCCAAAATCACCGAGTAA
- the fusA gene encoding elongation factor G has translation MARDYPLSRYRNFGIMAHIDAGKTTCSERILFYTGKSHNIGEVHDGAATMDWMEQEQERGITITSAATTTFWQRQEEPTADATSDTKYRMNIIDTPGHVDFTIEVERSLAVLDGAVAVLDANAGVEPQTETVWRQADRYKVPRIVFVNKMDKIGADFFNCVKMIKDRTGATPAPIQIPIGAETELEGMIDLVTMKEWVWAGEDLGASWEQREIRAELKDLADEWRAHLIETAVEMDDEAMENYLMDGAEPDVDTLRGLIRKGTLAIKFIPVLCGSAFKNKGVQPLLNAVIDYLPSPMDVVDYMGFKPGDETETRNIPRRADDDMAFSGLAFKIMNDPFVGSLTFTRIYSGVLNKGDTLLNSTKGKKERVGRMMMMHSNDREEIQEAFAGDIIALAGLKDTTTGDTLCAVNDPVVLETMTFPDPVIEIAVEPKTKADQEKMSTGLARLAAEDPSFRVETDLESGQTIMKGMGELHLDILVDRLRREFKVEANIGAPQVAYRETISREAEITYTHKKQSGGSGQFAEVKMILMPTEPGEGYSFESRIVGGAVPKEYIPGVEKGINSVMDSGPLAGFPVIDFKVALIDGKFHDVDSSVLAFEIAARMGMREGMRKAGAKLLEPIMKVEVITPEDYTGGIIGDLTSRRGQVQGQDTRGNAIAIDAQVPLANMFGYINTLRSMSSGRANFTMQFSHYEPVPQNISDEIQAKFA, from the coding sequence ATGGCACGCGACTATCCGCTCTCACGCTACCGCAATTTCGGCATCATGGCCCACATCGACGCAGGCAAAACAACCTGCTCCGAACGGATCCTGTTTTACACTGGTAAGTCCCACAACATCGGCGAAGTGCACGACGGTGCCGCCACGATGGACTGGATGGAGCAGGAGCAGGAACGCGGTATTACAATTACCTCCGCTGCGACGACAACTTTCTGGCAGCGCCAGGAAGAGCCAACAGCCGACGCGACATCCGACACCAAGTACCGGATGAACATCATCGACACCCCCGGCCACGTTGACTTCACCATCGAAGTTGAACGTTCGCTGGCCGTTCTTGACGGCGCGGTTGCTGTTCTTGACGCCAACGCCGGTGTTGAGCCCCAGACCGAAACCGTTTGGCGCCAAGCGGACCGCTACAAGGTTCCACGCATCGTTTTCGTCAACAAAATGGACAAAATCGGCGCTGACTTCTTCAACTGCGTGAAGATGATCAAAGACCGTACCGGTGCGACACCTGCGCCGATCCAGATCCCGATCGGTGCCGAAACCGAGCTGGAAGGCATGATCGATCTGGTCACCATGAAAGAATGGGTCTGGGCCGGTGAAGATCTTGGCGCGAGCTGGGAACAACGCGAAATCCGTGCCGAGTTGAAAGACCTGGCCGACGAATGGCGCGCGCATCTGATCGAGACTGCGGTCGAGATGGATGACGAAGCCATGGAAAACTACCTGATGGACGGCGCAGAGCCTGACGTCGACACCCTGCGCGGTCTGATCCGTAAAGGGACACTGGCGATCAAGTTCATCCCCGTACTCTGCGGCTCCGCGTTCAAAAACAAAGGTGTTCAGCCTCTGTTGAACGCTGTAATCGACTATCTGCCATCCCCGATGGACGTTGTTGACTACATGGGCTTCAAACCAGGCGACGAGACAGAGACACGTAACATCCCACGCCGTGCGGATGACGACATGGCCTTCTCCGGTCTGGCGTTCAAAATCATGAACGACCCCTTTGTTGGCTCGCTGACCTTTACCCGCATCTACTCCGGTGTGCTGAACAAGGGCGACACGCTCTTGAACTCCACCAAAGGTAAGAAAGAGCGCGTCGGTCGTATGATGATGATGCACTCGAACGATCGTGAAGAGATTCAAGAAGCGTTCGCGGGCGACATCATCGCGCTGGCAGGTCTGAAAGACACAACAACCGGTGACACGCTTTGCGCCGTCAACGATCCTGTTGTTCTTGAAACAATGACCTTCCCCGATCCGGTTATCGAAATCGCGGTTGAGCCTAAAACCAAGGCTGACCAAGAGAAGATGTCCACCGGTCTGGCGCGTCTGGCTGCAGAAGACCCCTCCTTCCGCGTTGAAACGGATCTGGAATCCGGTCAGACCATCATGAAGGGCATGGGCGAACTTCACCTCGACATTCTGGTGGACCGTCTGCGTCGTGAATTCAAAGTTGAAGCGAACATCGGTGCGCCTCAGGTTGCCTACCGCGAGACCATCTCGCGCGAAGCAGAAATCACCTACACCCACAAGAAACAGTCCGGTGGTTCCGGTCAGTTCGCCGAGGTGAAGATGATCCTGATGCCAACCGAGCCAGGCGAAGGCTATTCCTTCGAAAGCCGCATCGTTGGTGGTGCCGTTCCGAAAGAATACATCCCGGGCGTCGAAAAAGGGATCAACTCGGTCATGGACTCCGGTCCTTTGGCGGGCTTCCCGGTCATCGACTTCAAGGTTGCTCTGATCGACGGTAAATTCCACGACGTTGACTCCAGCGTTCTGGCGTTTGAAATCGCGGCCCGTATGGGTATGCGCGAAGGCATGCGTAAAGCTGGTGCGAAACTGCTCGAACCGATCATGAAAGTCGAAGTTATCACCCCTGAGGACTACACAGGCGGGATCATCGGCGATCTGACATCGCGTCGCGGTCAGGTTCAGGGTCAGGACACACGCGGGAACGCAATCGCGATCGACGCACAGGTGCCGCTGGCCAACATGTTCGGCTACATCAACACGCTGCGTTCGATGTCGTCGGGTCGTGCGAACTTCACCATGCAGTTCTCGCACTACGAACCTGTTCCGCAGAACATCTCTGACGAGATCCAAGCGAAATTCGCGTAA
- the rpsG gene encoding 30S ribosomal protein S7, whose amino-acid sequence MSRRHAAEKREVLPDAKYGDLVLTKFMNNLMIDGKKSVAERIVYNAMNRVEDKIKRAPIEVFHEALDNIKPSVEVRSRRVGGATYQVPVEVRPERREALAIRWLIKASRARNENTMEERLAGELLDAVQSRGTAVKKREDTHKMADANKAFSHYRW is encoded by the coding sequence ATGTCACGTCGTCACGCCGCTGAAAAACGCGAAGTACTGCCAGACGCCAAGTACGGTGATCTGGTTCTCACCAAATTCATGAACAACCTGATGATCGACGGTAAGAAGTCGGTTGCGGAGCGTATCGTTTACAACGCGATGAACCGTGTTGAAGACAAAATCAAACGCGCGCCCATCGAAGTCTTCCACGAAGCGCTGGACAACATCAAGCCGTCCGTCGAAGTGCGTTCGCGCCGCGTTGGTGGTGCCACCTATCAGGTTCCTGTCGAAGTGCGCCCCGAGCGTCGCGAAGCACTGGCGATCCGCTGGTTGATCAAAGCGTCCCGCGCCCGCAACGAGAACACGATGGAAGAGCGCCTTGCCGGTGAGCTTCTGGACGCTGTTCAATCGCGCGGTACTGCTGTTAAGAAGCGCGAAGACACCCACAAGATGGCCGACGCGAACAAAGCGTTCAGCCACTACCGCTGGTAA
- the rpsL gene encoding 30S ribosomal protein S12 yields MPTIQQLIRKPRQPKIKRSKSMHLQECPQKRGVCTRVYTTTPKKPNSAMRKVAKVRLTNGFEVISYIPGESHNLQEHSVVLIRGGRVKDLPGVRYHILRGVLDTQGVKDRKQRRSKYGAKKPK; encoded by the coding sequence ATGCCAACGATCCAACAGCTGATCCGCAAACCGCGCCAGCCTAAAATCAAACGTTCGAAATCCATGCACCTGCAAGAATGCCCGCAAAAGCGCGGCGTTTGTACACGTGTTTACACCACCACACCTAAGAAGCCGAACTCGGCCATGCGTAAGGTTGCCAAAGTGCGCCTGACCAACGGTTTCGAAGTCATCAGCTACATCCCGGGTGAATCGCACAACCTGCAAGAACACTCCGTTGTTCTGATCCGCGGCGGCCGTGTAAAAGACCTTCCCGGTGTGCGCTATCACATCCTGCGCGGTGTTCTCGATACGCAAGGCGTTAAAGACCGTAAGCAGCGTCGCTCCAAATATGGTGCAAAGAAGCCAAAGTAA